In Vicia villosa cultivar HV-30 ecotype Madison, WI unplaced genomic scaffold, Vvil1.0 ctg.000940F_1_1, whole genome shotgun sequence, one DNA window encodes the following:
- the LOC131632426 gene encoding uncharacterized protein LOC131632426 translates to MTVAMAFPTIGGLTVVDYSSGNTFFYGGCGGGWIPNDLWLLMFYCYGVSNIAGKHIDWFFTFDKVLLPEEMSGRVRNHPELHQMMEVVMDLGRKPLAMFPLPNEVLFLFLFSGFLQVLKMLVYRCRQACVGYNGVIQ, encoded by the exons ATGACGGTGGCTATGGCGTTTCCGACGATAGGTGGTTTGACAGTGGTAGACTATAGTAGCGGCAACACGTTTTTTTACGGCGGGTGTGGTGGTGGTTGGATTCCAAATG atttgTGGTTGTTGATGTTTTATTGTTATGGTGTCTCGAATATCGCTGGAAAACACATCGATTGGTTTTTCACCTTCGACAAG GTTCTGTTGCCGGAGGAGATGTCAGGCCGTGTTAGAAACCACCCGGAATTGCATCAGATGATGGAAGTGGTTATGGATTTAGGACGGAAACCACTCGCCATGTTTCCTTTGCCAAAtgaagttttgtttttgtttttgttttctggTTTTTTGCAGGTGTTGAAGATGTTGGTATATCGATGTCGTCAAGCCTGTGTCGGCTATAACGGTGTTATACAGTAG